One window from the genome of Bacillus kexueae encodes:
- a CDS encoding GNAT family N-acetyltransferase: protein MNKPVPFTTKKGRRIMIHQATAADADEMVSYLTELFAECKHLVTTSEEFNSSPKEQAEWLKQMERKNNHLVLVAKEEERIIGLLNFLPGNKKRTAHEGSFGMSVQKKYRGEGIGRILLITLINWLNEKRGIERISLEVFSQNERAIQLYKQLGFKIEGRKMNAIKFDDGSYDDLLLMAYFIAKK, encoded by the coding sequence ATGAACAAACCAGTTCCATTTACGACGAAAAAAGGTAGAAGGATTATGATCCATCAAGCAACGGCGGCGGATGCAGATGAAATGGTATCTTATTTAACGGAACTTTTTGCAGAATGTAAGCATCTTGTGACGACCTCTGAGGAATTCAATAGCAGCCCAAAAGAACAAGCAGAATGGCTTAAGCAAATGGAACGAAAGAATAATCACCTCGTACTCGTTGCGAAAGAAGAGGAGAGAATCATCGGTCTATTAAACTTTCTTCCAGGAAATAAAAAACGAACGGCGCATGAAGGTTCATTTGGCATGAGTGTTCAGAAAAAATATCGTGGGGAAGGCATTGGACGTATTCTTTTAATCACCCTCATTAATTGGTTGAACGAAAAAAGAGGGATTGAACGAATAAGTTTAGAAGTATTTAGTCAAAATGAACGGGCAATCCAATTGTATAAGCAATTAGGCTTCAAGATTGAAGGAAGGAAAATGAACGCCATTAAGTTTGATGACGGAAGCTACGATGACTTATTGTTGATGGCGTATTTCATCGCTAAGAAATAA
- a CDS encoding cytochrome c oxidase assembly protein, with protein MSVWSIIQNMSFHALWNFGVLFLVLLSIVLFLFLIPKHPQFTNKHGISFILGGLFLFVAMGSPLNLLGRILFRFHMVQMIVLFLFAAPLIVYGLKGTHLVNYRIRSIYPVALFVSVFYVYHLPPIFDIVRTQYRLNYVSLLILFLTMLYGWAPFYLWGEKIHVRYFVFLFPMCLFLIFSQENLYSIYTDSSLLKNAILLCLPQGVSYTELSEDLIIASLPINPIIEQKIAGGVLLSVLLFFFVFSKLSIVQVKRFR; from the coding sequence ATGAGTGTATGGAGCATCATTCAAAATATGAGTTTTCACGCACTGTGGAATTTTGGAGTACTTTTTCTCGTTTTGTTAAGTATCGTATTGTTTCTTTTTCTCATTCCGAAACATCCTCAATTTACGAATAAACACGGTATCTCATTTATTCTAGGTGGACTCTTTCTATTTGTAGCTATGGGGAGTCCACTGAACTTGCTTGGGCGTATCCTTTTTCGCTTTCACATGGTGCAGATGATCGTTCTTTTTCTATTTGCCGCCCCCCTTATCGTATATGGGTTAAAAGGAACGCACCTTGTCAATTACCGAATCCGCTCTATTTATCCGGTGGCTTTATTTGTTTCTGTTTTTTATGTGTATCATTTACCACCCATCTTTGACATCGTTCGAACGCAATATCGTTTGAATTATGTCTCTTTGTTAATATTGTTTCTTACCATGTTATACGGATGGGCTCCTTTTTATTTATGGGGTGAAAAGATTCACGTTCGATATTTTGTCTTTTTATTCCCGATGTGTCTCTTCCTTATTTTCAGTCAAGAGAATTTATATTCTATTTACACTGATTCATCTTTGTTGAAAAATGCCATCCTGCTTTGTTTACCACAAGGCGTTTCGTACACAGAGCTTTCAGAGGATCTCATCATAGCATCGCTTCCAATAAATCCAATCATTGAACAAAAAATAGCCGGTGGGGTATTGTTGAGTGTGTTACTTTTCTTTTTCGTTTTCTCCAAATTATCTATTGTCCAAGTGAAGAGATTTCGATAA
- a CDS encoding staygreen family protein, translated as MKNLHVLYLDHKTSRTPTYARKHTLTHSDETGELFLSIGHHYDIKAINWEFRDEVIGEWKQFEDGSPYWIGKAFVSDESYRYEDAKRRFEIFQREMEHALSGIFVGDRLFFAYHPQWLNAPVYVQYESNFKEFHTIIQYGTPRRFMLFAN; from the coding sequence TTGAAAAATTTACATGTCCTTTACTTAGATCACAAGACTTCTCGCACTCCAACTTATGCACGAAAACATACGTTAACCCATTCAGATGAAACTGGAGAATTGTTTTTATCGATTGGCCATCATTACGATATTAAGGCGATTAATTGGGAATTTCGTGATGAGGTGATCGGAGAATGGAAGCAGTTTGAGGATGGTAGCCCCTATTGGATAGGGAAAGCATTTGTGAGTGATGAATCTTATCGTTACGAAGATGCTAAAAGAAGGTTTGAGATCTTCCAAAGAGAAATGGAGCATGCTCTTTCTGGAATTTTCGTTGGTGATCGTTTATTCTTTGCCTACCACCCACAATGGTTAAATGCTCCCGTCTATGTCCAATATGAATCCAATTTCAAGGAGTTTCACACGATCATTCAATACGGCACACCTAGGAGGTTTATGTTATTCGCCAATTAA
- a CDS encoding cold-shock protein has protein sequence MAFARRNEEEIITKETKIWECISEDCKGWIRDNFKSSEIPRCPLCQSEMEENVKVLQVVENHSKSSY, from the coding sequence ATGGCATTTGCGCGTCGAAACGAAGAAGAGATAATTACGAAAGAAACGAAAATTTGGGAATGTATTTCCGAAGATTGTAAAGGGTGGATTCGAGACAACTTCAAAAGTAGTGAGATCCCACGTTGCCCACTTTGTCAAAGTGAAATGGAAGAAAATGTAAAAGTGCTCCAAGTAGTGGAAAATCATAGTAAGTCATCTTATTAG